In Streptacidiphilus sp. P02-A3a, the DNA window AGCCGGTCGGCAGGAAGACCGCGTCGGCGGAGACCATGGCCAGCGAGAAGAACGGCAGTCCCAGGGTCACCGCTATCGCCAGGTGCTCGATCATCATCAGCACCAGCAGCACGTTCTTGATCCGCCGGTTGAAGACCAGGAACGGGAAGCCCACCTGCACCGCCACCGTGCCGTAGGTGATCAGGAAGACCGGCACCGGGTGGGCGCCCAGCGCCTGCGACAGCCCCGGCCAGGGGTCGAAGTAGGCGACGTGCAGCGGGAAGTACACCGCGCTGCCGTGCTGCCACAGCGAGCCGGTGACCTTGAACCAGCCGGCGGTCGCGTAGATCAGGCAGACCTCCACCGCGATCACCAGCATCGCGCAGTTGTGCAGCAGGTCCCCGAGGGCGTCCAGCAGGGCGCGCGGCTCGCTGTCCGGATCGCGGCGGCCGAGCCACCACCAGAGGCCGCCCAGCAGCCAGAAGCCCCAGAACACCGTGCTCCAGCTGTACATCCCGGGGGCGAGCATCCCCAGCTTGGCGATCCCGCTGAACTGCGCCCAGCCGAGCAGCAGCCCGGTCGCCGCCCACAGCCGGACGCCGGTACGACCGCCGTCCGCCCGCTCCGGGTGCCGTCGGCGGCGGCGCGCGTCCAGCGACCAGACCCGGCCGCAGCGGGTGAAGGCCAGGTAGACGGCCATCAGGTGGACGACGTTGTCGCCGCCGTCGCCGACCAGCACGCTGCGGTTCTGCACCGACAGCACGCACACCAGGAACAGCACGGACATGGTCCGGGTCCGCCAGCCCAGCAGCAGCAGTCCGCTGACCACGATGGCGGCGGTGTAGACGGTCTCGAACCACCAGCGGTCACCGGACCAGACCAGGACCGAGAAGGCGTGGTTCCGGGCCAGCATCTGCCGGGCCAGGTCGAGGCTCCAGGCGGCCCGGTCGCCGTACAGCATCCGGCGGTTGGGCCACTCGCGGAGCAGGAAGGAGCCGAAGCACAGGGCGACGCCGATCCGCAGCACGGCGGCCTGGTACGGCGCGAGCGCCCGCCCGGTGACGGCCGACCAGGCGTCCGCCACGCCGAGCGGACGGAGCACCGAGCGGAGCGGCGAACGCACCCCGCCGACCGCGCTCACCGGCCCAGCCCCTGGTAGTCGTCCGCGTTCACCGGCCACCAGGACAGCTGGTGGTAGCTGGTCGTGGCGGTCCTCGGGGCGCCGGTCCAGGCCGGTCCGGTGACCGGGCTGGACGCCGAGCGGAACTGCAGGTCGGTGACCGGGTTCCCGTTCCAGTCGCGGCCGATCCGCTGCAACGCGATCCTGGTCAGGTACTCCTGCGAGAGCGGACCGCCGTAGCCGAGCGAGGTGCCGTCGGACTGGTCGTGCCAGGAGGTGTAGTAGTCCCAGGCGCGGCGCAGCAGGTTCTGGTCGGCGTGGCTGGGCGCGGGGTTGTCGCGGATCCGGGCGAGGTCCTGGGCGGTCAGGTTGATCCAGCCGGACTGCAGGCTGTCGCCGTCCGGGCGGAGCGTGCGGACCCGGACCTCCACGGCGATGTCGAACTGTAGCGGGTTGGGCGCGAACAGCTCCCAGTTCTGCTCGAACTCGGGGTAGACGTAGGCGTCGATCTGGCTCTGGTACCGCTGCGAGAGGGTGTTGGCGGGCGCGACGGTGAGGAAGACGGCGGCGAGGTGCCAGGCGGTGGCGCAGCCGAGGACGACGGCCGCGAGCCCGAGCACCACCCGCGACACCGGCGACCACCGCCGCCCACCCGCCACAGAGCCCGGCTCCGGGTCCACGCCCGGCTCCGCTTCCGCGCCCGGCTCCGGCTCCGGCTCCGGCTCCGGCTCCGGGGGCGCGGGTATCGGCGCCGGATCGGTGGTCCCGCTGTCGTGCTCCGCCATGTGTCCCCGTTTCGCCGCGCCCCCGGGTCCGCTGCGTCCGGTGGGTCCCGAGAACGGTACTGACCCGGTCCTCCCGGTGACAGCGGAACCCCTCGGGCCCGGCCGGGACAGGGCCTCCCTTCCCATTCACTAGAACCTGTTCTAATCTGACGGTCCGTCATCTCAGCTCGTGGAAGGGGCAGCTGTGGACTTCACCCTCAGCGAGGAGCAGCAGGCCGCAGCCGAGGCCGCCCGTGCGGCCTTCGCCGACGTCGCTCCGGGCGGCGGCGTCCCCAGCCCGGCCGTCGGCGGCGACCCGATCGCCGACGACATCGACCGCGAGCTGTGGCAGCGGCTGACCAAGTCGGATCTGCCCGGGATCGCCCTCGGCGAGCGCTACGGCGGCTCCGGCCTCGACCCGGTCGCCTGGTGCCTGGTGCTGCGCGAGTCCGCCCGGGTACTGGCCCGGGTGCCGCTGCTGGAGACCGGGGCCGCCGCGCTGGCGGTGCAGCGCTACGGCAGCGAGGAGCAGCGCCGACGGCTGCTGCCGGAGGTGGTCGCCGGACGGTTGCTGCTCGGCGTCGCGCCACACGGCCGCACCGGCCACGAACCCGCCGACCTCGGCGTCCGCGCCGAACCAGCCGCCGAACCAGCCGCCGACCCGGCCGCCGCGGGCGACACCGACAC includes these proteins:
- a CDS encoding DUF5819 family protein, with protein sequence MAEHDSGTTDPAPIPAPPEPEPEPEPEPGAEAEPGVDPEPGSVAGGRRWSPVSRVVLGLAAVVLGCATAWHLAAVFLTVAPANTLSQRYQSQIDAYVYPEFEQNWELFAPNPLQFDIAVEVRVRTLRPDGDSLQSGWINLTAQDLARIRDNPAPSHADQNLLRRAWDYYTSWHDQSDGTSLGYGGPLSQEYLTRIALQRIGRDWNGNPVTDLQFRSASSPVTGPAWTGAPRTATTSYHQLSWWPVNADDYQGLGR
- a CDS encoding HTTM domain-containing protein — its product is MSAVGGVRSPLRSVLRPLGVADAWSAVTGRALAPYQAAVLRIGVALCFGSFLLREWPNRRMLYGDRAAWSLDLARQMLARNHAFSVLVWSGDRWWFETVYTAAIVVSGLLLLGWRTRTMSVLFLVCVLSVQNRSVLVGDGGDNVVHLMAVYLAFTRCGRVWSLDARRRRRHPERADGGRTGVRLWAATGLLLGWAQFSGIAKLGMLAPGMYSWSTVFWGFWLLGGLWWWLGRRDPDSEPRALLDALGDLLHNCAMLVIAVEVCLIYATAGWFKVTGSLWQHGSAVYFPLHVAYFDPWPGLSQALGAHPVPVFLITYGTVAVQVGFPFLVFNRRIKNVLLVLMMIEHLAIAVTLGLPFFSLAMVSADAVFLPTGFLLRLGALAVRAAERVHRVPDPLPTTG